Genomic window (Nicotiana sylvestris chromosome 7, ASM39365v2, whole genome shotgun sequence):
CGACTATTTTTAATTAGTTTAGTGGTTGGATGACACCTATTTACTTTATTTCTCAATTCCCTCCCTTATGTTGAGTCTTTTCGTACCCAGCGTGTAATAGTTGTTCATTTGAAATCTTAACCACGACTTTTGTTTATGCTCATTATTCAGTATAACAGTCAAAGGAAGTGATAATTAAACTTCTAGTTGACTGCTGCTTAATCTCTAATTATCACATAATTTGACTTCTCCCCTTCATCTATATATATTTGCTTACCATGTTTTGCTCGATGTAACAGTCAATATCGCTGTAGTTTTTGCACTTGTTTCAAATTCCCAGAAAATGTTCGTTTATTGCACTTAAAGTTTGAAAAATCCAATAaataaattaagaaaataaatagATTTTTTTTCCCCATAGCATACATCAACTCATAATTTTGGTGAATTTGCCACCATGCAACAATTGGGGCTTTTTGCTGAAAAGATGGTAGTTTATAACATTCTCCTCTTTAGCAAATTAAATATATAGTTCTAGATTCATATATTTTATATATCTTATTTTTGTTTATCATGATGGTGTCCGATTACCTGCTACCTCCCATCTGGAAAAGTACAATTTCTTAATCAATAGTGATTCGCGAGTCAGCTCCTCTAAATTGACCTCTTATGAAAAAAAAACATATCCTCTAAAACTAGCTTAATCTATCCAATATCTTGTAtatgtaaattaattaaattccaTTGTGCACGCTAAAAATTTGAAGTAAATGAATGTAATAATAATCACTTTTCTTAAGAGACCTTGACCCGTTAACCAACAAACCATACCATTTCCTTGAATTGAAAGGGATGGAATAATATATTACAGGGCTTGTTAGACAAAACCCTAACGAGAATCAAAGATGTGGCTGAACTGAAAAACATGAAAACCCTATACATGCAATAATAAAAGAACATACAAATTAAACACAGACACAAACTGAACTCCCACAGATAGCTGAGATAATATACAACATTTTCATCTTATTTAAGGtcaatattatttttataaactTGTCATAATCACAGTAAGCTTATTTTTTAAGTCGCTTGTAGAGATGGCAATTAGGGATAATTCCACAAATTCTGGTACGCAGTATATTCAGCAGCAGCAGCAAAGTCCTCATCAGGTAGATTAAACCGCGGTGGACTAAGTAACATCCCTTCAGCCATATTTACAAGAACATTAGGCATATCAAATATCAAATCCTCATCCATAAACTCATAATTATTCTCAAACCCTAAATTCTCCGAAACCAATTTACTCTTCTGATCATGTACTTCTCTACGTGCTAATAACGCGTCTCCAGCTGCCCCTACAGCTGCAGCTGCACTGGCTGCAGCTGCCTGAATATCACGAGGCGAGCTCGTGGCAGGAACAGGTAAAGAGGCAGCTGAATTCGGGAAATTAAGGTCAGTATCACGACCTTTAAGCGCGATTGCTGCCACGTCATAAGCCACCGCTGCCATTTCAGCTGTGGGAAACGTGCCGAGCCAGATTCTGTTAGGTGATCGTGGCTCCCGAATTTCTGACACCCATTTTCCGCTACTCTTTCTTCGCCTTATTCCTCGATAAACAGGATGACGCCCCGAATAATTATCCGGGGCAGTAGCACTGCCCCCGATATTAGTATTGCTTCCACCATAAGTCGCCATTTAATATTAGGGTATCGTTTTCTTTTTCGAGAACTAATAGAAGGTTCTGGGAAAGAGATGAAATTGAATTGGATTAAGGTAGCCATTTAAGAAAGGGAAGATTTTGAGGATAACAGGTTGAGGAAAGCTGAAAATTGGAGGTGCAAGCCAGTTGTTGATGAACTTGCGAGAGTAGTGTGTGAAGGATTTTGGGTGTAAGCCAGAAATGTGTTGGAGATGTGGGTTGGATACCGTTTTCACTAAGTGTTAGTAGAAGTTAGAAAACAGTGACCTTATATACATAATTAAGGATGAGGATTAAaagttctttttcaagaattattCTACTGAAGTGATAAAAGTGGGAAGTTTCAAGAATGTCAAAGAAATGTTGACAAGACATTTGTGGCTCAATGATGCCAAAGTCTCCCGAGGTTTATTCGGGATTTAAATTTTATGGATTCGATAGATAGTTGTACtagtattatttttgtatttccttattcttagatttttattaCTATCTAAAAAAAATTTTGATTCagttttcttattatcttgttgttgttattggTTCCTTTTCCATGACTTCTTTACTAttgtatttctttttctaaaCGGCTATAATTATGCTTTCCTTGAGCCGAAATCTATCAAAAACAACTTTTGTATGGGTAAGATTTGCGTACTCACTACTCTTCATAGATCCCACTTGCAGGAtcatattatatatattattattgtgGCAATTAGTTCATAGTTTGTCTTAGTCATACAACGTTATCGACATGTTGTATCTTGGAGGGAACATGTTAAAAGTATTATTATTGGATCATTATAAATATACTATGGTAGGCTTAGATCTGCCTAAAGATAAAATTTTCATGGGGTGACCAATTTTCACTCAACTATTTAAgcaatattcaaaaaaaaaaaaatttaaaaaaaaatcaaaattaaacttATAGCAAGTGTTAGcaaatttcaaataaaacatgcatgctccttaattaaacttcaaacaaaaCTTCAAAATATTGAGGTGAATGGTCCATGGTGCGTTGGGGGTGATTTCAATGTCATTCTAGACCCAGATGAGAAAAAAGGTGGCAGACCACATAGAATGAGTAAAAGTCTTGAtttcaatacttatatggataaaTGTGGAGTGATGGATTTGGGATTTATTGGGCCAAAGTTTACATGGTGTAACAATTGGGAACCTAGAAGAAGAATATGGAAGAGGCTTGACATAGTGTTTATCAATGATCAATGGTCTTAGGTTTTTCAAAACAGCACAGTCAATCACTCGGCTACAATTGGGTTTTATCATAGGCCTATTCTAATTCAATGTCATGATCCTAACCAACGGGGGCCTAAATATTTCAAGGTTTTAGATTTCTGGACTAATCAACCTTCTTTTTTGCAGGTAGTAGAAGAAGTCTGGAATAATCAAGTTCATGGAGATCCTTTATGGAGACTTCAACAAAAGCTCAAAATGCTTAGTAGAAGGATGACTCAATAGTCTAAAGAAGACATTGGCAATGTCTTTGATCAAGTCCAGtattaaaaaaacaaaattaaagacCATAGGGGTCAATGGATTGGAGGAGATTCTAACATTGGCAAAGCAATTGTTCACCATTTTCAATAGTTCTTTAATATCAAACACCACTTCAgtgatcaagatatcatcaaatGTATCCTTCAGTGTATTAATGATGATGACAATGAAACCCTTACTGCCATTCCTGACACTGAAGAGATTAGAGATGTTGTATTCAACATGAGTCCTGCTAGTGCAGCTGGGCCGGATGGTTATAATGGGAAATTCTTTCAAACATGATGGGATATCATTAAGGATGATATTACTGATTTTGTTCAAGATGTCTTCAATGGTAGGAGACTTACCAAGTTTTTTTTCTCATACATGCCTTGCTCTTATTCCTGAAGTGGACTCTCCTAGTAGTTTCTCGGATTTGAGACCTATTAGTTTGAGTAACATTACGGCCAAGATTATCTCCAAAATCCTTTCTAGAAGACTGAATCCTATTCTAGGGAAGCTCATATTCGAGAATCAGAGTGACTTTGTCAAAGGTAGATTGATCACTGAAAATATTTTCTTAGCCCAGGAGATTGATCAAGGTGTAGAAGAACAGAGGAGGCAATGTTATTATAAAGCTTGACATGGCAAAAGCTTACGACAGAATTTCATGGACCTTTCTGATGGCAGTAATGAGGAAATTTGGCTTCTCCGAAAATTGGATTGACCTTATCCGGGGACTTTTAGAAGGAATATGATACTCTATCATCATAAATGGGGCAAGAACTGATTTTTTCACATTTACTCAGGGCCTCAAACAAGGGATCCTTTATCCCCTTCTTTGTTTATTATTGGAGCTGAGGTTCTTTCAAGATCTCAAAGAGAGCTGAATGATTTTATTAGTTTCACTCCTTTTAGCATGGATCACAGAGGGACAATAAATTAACCATTTAGCTTATGTCGATAATATTGTTATTTTATGTGGAGGTAACAACATGACTATCAAGATCATTAAAAAGGTGATTGACAGATATGAAAAGGCATCTGGGCATAAAGTTAATAATGACAAGAGTTTCTTTATCACAACTTCTCACACTTGTGCCACCAGAATCAATAGAACCAGAAATGCCATTGGCTATATGGATAAGTATTTCCCATTCTCTTATTTGGGGTGCCCTATATATTATGGAAAAAAGACAAGCAATCTCTTTGATGGTATGCTctccaaaattatcaaaaaacTCAATGGatggtgtcgcacctcctttttccgcccccgcgagggtgaaggagttttctccaattaaaggacagtggaaacgggatttgtttgtttatttcagagtcgccacttgggaattttaaggcgtcccaagtcaccaattttaatccttgaatcgaggagaatatgactctgtttattattctgcgaaccagaaattctgagtaaggaattctgttaatccggaagaaggtgttcggcatttccgaattccgtggttctagcacggtcgcttaactgtttttattcttggcttaattatctcgattttacattttttattgcatgattttgttatcgcttctgtttagattgtttataattaaagacccttcttcgaatcgaatcacgcatacgtgtattcgttttatatattatatattttttaacgtgaaaaatcgtgtcacgcgtacgtgtacacaatgatattgataatatatttattataaaataattattttttttcgaaattgtgttttaaataaaatcaagaacattcgcactttttgtatgattaagtagtgaaccgcacatctcgggttttatgaaattaatttaagatcctccgatgaatctctttttattaaatgtttgctcgaagttgcgcgaacgcataatccgaattgcctttagaagtataatcaagtcacgcgaacgcatccctaattatgcaaatattcttgacagtaatataaattctctacaaatgtttattgcatccatgtatttttaaatgtaagagtcatggagaatcaccggttgggatgccaccaaatttcttgacaaagaattcaaaatttattaggcgttgactGCGAGTTATATTTTACatgtatgaattatatacctaaaaactattcaaattttaaagaattaatgatatgaaaaagaaacaaacaacatgtaactaaaaatactactatttttatcgtggatacaacattaatatatccaaaatcgaatcgcatataaaactggaaaaagaattaatttgataaacaaattaatagtttctgaagaattttcattgttatatttaatgcgaactctatttctacatatccttgacataaaatgttgcaattcgtgcttataaatcccatatccttctcatatacttgtttttccaaagttataattgtttggttaatttgtttacaatggtagataagaatcaagttgataagaaagagaactattatacaaattgattcaataaaattgcatcacatgcaatatagttgtacgtttgaaccattcctaatattctaaactcgtaacgaattatatcaactcacctttcacttatggttatacatgtaactgttatcacgccatgtacgaacaacatacaaatttcatcaatctagctttaaataaaatcggacttttgtgacaaaatatgctagtaatgtagtttcttgatacttccatactattccatatttagccaacaatatcataagatttaattaatggctagctttctgccatgttccctatcttataatttgaatatagctatacttaatgaaattctgaaataaataacattattacaaagcttatgcgaatttcaaaaggatgattaactaacagttctcacatcaaatgtaagctactatattaaccagctgaaacaaaactgaaatttaaactaatagatttaaacgagtaaaagacataattataattccgaacttcatttatttggcaatgttgaagctttccacaacatgagtctaaaatatatacctgatattggaagcaaaagaaaatgaagatgagaatcagcagtagtaataacagtacaacagcaacaactgcccagcaacagtaacaacccagtaacagaccggtggagtagtaatcccaaaaaaaacaaaagcttcaagctttgatgaaacaacaattaattctgatttcaaacaatgaaagaaagcagaatattttttttagtttttagtttgaaagtttaaatatttttcggaattttctccctcttaaatgttcagccttttttctctctcttatttttttctttcagattcgtttctcttatctgtgtttttttttctctcgtaTCTCCCCCTttctattctgatttcaagacttcttataacccatcccataaatctttcaattaattaaaatcaatacttttttctctacccaacccattatcttcccactcatcctcattacattaaataaacatatcacaccaccccattatattttgtcccccatgcctaacataaaataatacaagattccccccactaaattttgtcttgtcccccctttatattaaataaccatatcacaacccaccccaattacattttgtcccccatgcttcatataaacaattacaaaatgtacaattcctaaactacccctccgaccttactgaaattaccaaactacccctgaacgtactgcaaattaccaaactacccatcagctataacacatcaattaatcaaacttaaccaaaatatagacaatatgattaatttctaacaatgttcaaacaacaaatttcatgaacatgatttcttcaacatttcaacaacaaatcacatgaacatgatttcttcaacatttcaacaacaaatcacatgaatacaaattgaacaacaaagaacaactaaaatttgattgaacaatattttagcaacaaacaatcctattttcggattcaacaacaacaacaaacaagtatatttagatttctaaattcaataatattgaacttaaaatcaactactctaacaacattacaacaaacaattcctatcttaaacttaaacaagattatgagacaaattcaagaaataatcataaatgataaacaagaaatcaaactatacaaaattcggattcaagatcatccaaacaaagtatgaacatgaatgaatctattttaacacaacaaacatgacggattaaaacgattaaatcaatatatttcctttaacacaactaaattctttttagacaaataacaagatcgacgaataaacaattatgaacttaagcttgaacttaacaatattaacaatttctaacaatacataaacacatgaaacaaattgaagaaatagttaattaaatttcaatttgaatctaacaaacattaaactaacaaattcttacctaaacaataaaacaaacatgaaataaacatgaaaacaaattaattaatttaccatttgaatctgaaaattaaaatcaacaaaacacatgaacaaactagaaaattatttcaaacgatagacatgaataaagcaaggatcgaacatttatcgacttttacttcgaaaaatataaaaacgaaatagggacaaaataaaactcaaaaacaactaaccggagatgaatcaacgacgaacttcgattgtaaacaaatctgtccaagcctcgaccaaagctcgaacgaaggacgacgaagacgaagaagaagtagaagcagcccgcagctactgccgcgacgagcagcagcagcagtccatccaacacctgctgcgacgagcagcagcagcacgacgtcgaGAAGCAGCATGAAGCAGATGCCCCGGCAGCAGCACGACGTAGGAagcagaagcagcggcggaggaaggaggagaagtagCGGCGACGAAGCTGGAAGACTCAGTCGCGACAGCAGCCATGGCGACTTCCTGTTTTTGGAGGAGGAAATAACGCAGTGACATTTGTattgaagtgaggaagaagaagcagtagGGTCAGCCATGGACGTcaagctcaagcttgagctcgacgagcttcatcaatggcggatagggctaggaaatt
Coding sequences:
- the LOC104240119 gene encoding ethylene-responsive transcription factor ERF024-like; translation: MATYGGSNTNIGGSATAPDNYSGRHPVYRGIRRRKSSGKWVSEIREPRSPNRIWLGTFPTAEMAAVAYDVAAIALKGRDTDLNFPNSAASLPVPATSSPRDIQAAAASAAAAVGAAGDALLARREVHDQKSKLVSENLGFENNYEFMDEDLIFDMPNVLVNMAEGMLLSPPRFNLPDEDFAAAAEYTAYQNLWNYP